One window of the Esox lucius isolate fEsoLuc1 chromosome 8, fEsoLuc1.pri, whole genome shotgun sequence genome contains the following:
- the niban1a gene encoding protein Niban 1a, which translates to MGATPSSLLDENTSNYIRDCAEATLKEFSHHYRRQHPVAFFSHIRDELEQQKEKKRQLLKQKAPPKSGKVLYEEHVLLFDDTRKWKPRYMVARANYSLECHDSIETFIKGSPPRHTLLPTGGAVLTTEEKYMAMVDECFPVSETSDVNEEFAPPVTGMPGKFPVYLRLPYRRDYYFCFRREERQAAFLSILFDCIRHQNQDFLKKKAVDVQAFLKAIQLYRQEKGFYDSWNMLIGSYVRVLANLVMEDLLPSLKKEVLPCLKVKKAERKRFWFAIVEEAYILVQEHLLVGLSALKEECMMATKEQEVLMRSDMDQILNSRTYLEGKLQASVLEPAEKFCAECVQPYLASVLEELMGPISSGFQEARVLTDMQMEQLCQDFQEGIITDDLKQALADMRRPNMLECYQRINSLHDQLHNLQERFGFSNIDSLVHSAQIDLQQLVENAAYTFELLFYKAIEEHPDDVGSATEKSRHMVLKQYDYDSSTVRKKIFQEALVVIALPHIKKNMAPTCKTELQGLEQFIYADYSNFVHVENIYEDILLQCLVKEVSKVVKEAASLKKHNLLTDSRDLLSRSSQSILKSASSSPSSPARGLGYPRQMEAKSGAEELESLEASTGPDASPVEKLVEVENRVGKPVACETKTKILDTPITAEEGTTAKQPVATETVEVQTQPSAETEETPAQADGVKPEETVVADLRTTVAQNNALSPSADTVPDPSNVPVHVVSPVAAIDAVAMEDLVAEGIASLAITTGWPDTDGESGPLNSDPAAPPGGVTVTPEESSRAATSETKYDDEEWDTENESGVKVCLSCREMEGSKSESPVGIAAKPPAEVSEGDPFPPNMISKATGRGDREASSEVTVANIKVIPPRPQPDTQATFPSDSTKENLQAGEPTEPVPRTLDCVKEIRNLVMEVSEVKEMV; encoded by the exons ATTGTGCCGAAGCGACACTGAAAGAGTTCAGCCACCACTACAGGAGACAGCACCCTGTGGCTTTTTTTTCCCACATCCGGGATGAGCTGGagcaacagaaagagaaaaaaagacagcTCCTCAAACAAAAG GCCCCCCCGAAGTCAGGGAAGGTTCTCTATGAGGAACATGTGCTCCTGTTTGATGACACCAGGAAATGGAAGCCACGGTACATGGTGGCGCGTGCTAACTACAGCCTGGAGTGCCACGACAGCATTGAG ACCTTTATTAAGGGCTCACCCCCGCGCCACACGCTGCTGCCAACAGGGGGTGCCGTGCTCACCACTGAGGAGAAGTACATGGCCATGGTGGATGAATGCTTTCCTGTTTCTGAAACCAGCG ATGTGAATGAGGAGTTTGCCCCTCCTGTAACCGGAATGCCTGGCAAGTTCCCAGTGTACCTCAGACTTCCGTATCGCAGGGATTACTACTTCTGCTTCCGAAGGGAGGAACGACAAGCTGCCTTCCTCTCCATACTCTTCGACTGCATCCGCCACCAGAACCAAG ACTTCCTAAAGAAGAAGGCAGTTGATGTGCAGGCATTCCTTAAAGCGATCCAACTCTACAGACAGGAAAAGGGCTTCTATGACTCCTGGAACATGCTGATTGGCAGTTACGTCAGG gTCCTGGCCAACCTGGTTATGGAGGACCTCTTGCCTTCTCTGAAGAAAGAAGTACTGCCTTGTCTCAAAGTCAAGaaggcagagaggaagaggttcTGGTTTGCT ATTGTAGAAGAGGCCTATATCCTGGTGCAGGAGCATCTGCTGGTGGGTCTGTCTGCTCTGAAGGAAGAGTGCATGATGGCAACAAAAGAGCAGGAGGTGTTGATGCGCTCCGATATGGACCAAATCCTAAACTCCAGAACTTACCTGGAGGGAAAGCTTCAAG CTAGTGTATTAGAGCCAGCAGAGAAGTTCTGTGCGGAGTGCGTGCAGCCCTACCTGGCCTCGGTACTAGAGGAGCTGATGGGCCCAATCAGCTCAGGGTTCCAGGAGGCACGAGTCCTGACTGACATGCAGATGGAGCAACTGTGTCAGGACTTCCAGGAGGGGATTATTACTGATGACCTCAAGCAG GCCCTGGCTGATATGAGGAGGCCCAACATGTTGGAGTGTTACCAGAGGATCAACTCCCTCCACGACCAACTGCACAACCTGCAAGAGCGCTTTGGCTTCTCCAACATCGACAGCCTGGTCCACAGCGCCCAAATTGACCTACAGCAG CTGGTGGAGAACGCGGCTTACACATTTGAGCTGCTGTTCTACAAAGCCATAGAGGAGCACCCGGATGATGTTGGCTCTGCCACTGAGAAGTCCAGGCACATGGTGCTCAAG CAATATGACTATGACAGCAGCACAGTGAGAAAGAAGATCTTTCAGGAGGCCTTGGTGGTTATCGCTCTGCCTCACATCAAGAAGAACATGGCCCCCACCTGCAAAACA GAGCTGCAGGGTCTTGAACAGTTCATCTATGCAGACTATTCCAACTTTGTCCATGTGGAGAATATCTATGAGGACATTCTGCTGCAGTGTCTGGTCAAGGAAGTCAGCAAAG TTGTGAAAGAGGCAGCCAGCCTGAAGAAACACAACCTGTTGACAGACAGCAGAGACCTCCTGAGTCGATCCAGCCAGTCTATCCTCAAATCAGCCTCCTCCTCGCCCAGCAGCCCGGCCAGGGGGCTAGGCTACCCCAGGCAGATGGAGGCCAAGTCAGGGGCAGAAGAGCTTGAGTCCCTGGAGGCCAGTACTGGCCCTGATGCCTCTCCAGTAGAGAAGCTAGTAGAGGTGGAGAACAGGGTCGGTAAACCGGTGGCCTGTGAGACAAAAACTAAGATCTTAGACACTCCAATTACCGCTGAAGAAGGGACGACAGCAAAACAGCCCGTCGCAACTGAGACAGTGGAAGTACAGACACAGCCCTcagcagagacagaggaaaCGCCCGCCCAAGCGGATGGCGTGAAGCCGGAGGAGACGGTGGTGGCAGACCTACGAACCACAGTAGCACAAAACAACGCCCTTTCCCCAAGTGCGGACACTGTACCTGATCCATCCAATGTCCCTGTTCATGTTGTCAGCCCTGTAGCTGCCATCGACGCAGTAGCTATGGAAGATTTAGTAGCTGAGGGCATTGCTTCTCTCGCTATTACTACAGGCTGGCCAGATACTGACGGTGAGAGCGGGCCTCTTAACAGTGACCCAGCAGCGCCCCCTGGTGGTGTAACTGTGACTCCAGAAGAATCCAGCCGTGCCGCCACATCAGAGACCAAGTACGACGATGAAGAGTGGGATACAGAGAATGAATCGGGGGTCAAGGTTTGCCTGAGctgcagagagatggagggttcTAAGAGTGAATCGCCAGTCGGCATCGCAGCTAAGCCACCTGCAGAAGTATCAGAGGGTGACCCCTTTCCCCCAAACATGATTTCTAAAGCAACAGGTCGAGGTGACAGAGAAGCTAGCTCTGAAGTCACTGTAGCCAATATCAAGGTAATACCTCCGCGACCTCAGCCAGACACCCAGGCCACTTTTCCTTCTGATTCCACCAAAGAGAACCTGCAGGCTGGGGAGCCCACAGAACCTGTCCCCCGTACCCTGGACTGTGTGAAGGAGATACGGAACCTGGTGATGGAGGTTTCTGAAGTGAAGGAGATGGTCTAG